The Paenibacillus dendritiformis region CGACCCTCTCCAGAAGCTCGGCTATCCGCTCTTTGCGGGCCGCGCCAGTCGCCATCCGGTGAGCATCGATGCCTTCCGCGACAATATCGCCGATTCTCAGTCGGGGGTTAAGCGACGAATGCGGATCTTGAAAGATCATTTGCATGCTGCGGTTCAGCTCCCGTCTGGCTTGCCCGCGAGCGAGCGCGATGTCCTGCCCCTCGAACAGCACCTTGCCCGACGTCGCTTCCAGCAGCCCGACAGCGGCTTTGCCAAGCGTGGATTTGCCGCTGCCGCTTTCGCCTACGAGGCCGACGGTCTCGCCAGGGAGAACAGACAGCGTAATACCGTCGACGGATTTGACGACGCGATGAGCGCCTGTGCGAAAATGCTTGTGCAGGTCATGAATTTCAACTATAGGCTTCTGCATAATCGTACCTCCTCGCTGGGTCCGGCCCGTGGCCGGCAGGAGAGCGGGGATCATTCAGCCAGCAGCTCGCGCTATGATGCTCCGTGAATGCCTTCGTCTCCGGCAGATGCCGCACACAGACTTCCATCGCGTACGGACAACGCGGCGCGAACGGGCATCCTTGCGGCTGCTCGGATAGAGCTGGCGGCGCGCCTTCGATCGGCATGAGCCGTTCTTGATCCGGTCCATCCAGCTTCGGCGCGGATTGCAGCAATCCCCATGTATAGGGGTGTCTGGCCCGCTCGAAAATATCCTGAACGTTCCCCGTCTCGACAATCATTCCGCCGTACATCACCGCAACGCGATGCGCCACCTCGGCTACCACGCCCAAATCATGCGTAATCAGCAGGAGCGAGCTGCCCATCTTGTCCTGGAGTGCCGTAAGGGTGTCCAAAATCTGGGCTTGTATCGTGACATCCAGGGCGGTCGTCGGTTCATCGGCGATGAGCAGCTTCGGATTGCAGGCCAGCGCAATCGCGATCGAGACGCGCTGTCGCATTCCGCCGCTGAATTCATGCGGATATTGATGATAGCGGCTGGCTGCGTCAGGTATGCCTGCGAGCTGAAGCAGTTCCACCGTGCGGGCACGCGCCTCGCTTCGGCTCAGCTTCTGATGCTGTCGCAAGCCTTCCGCGATCTGCGCGCCAATCTTCATTGTCGGATTGAGCGATGACATCGGATCCTGGAACACCATGCCAATCTCTGAACCCCTTAATTTCCTCATCTGCGGCCGGCTCAGCCGGGTGATATTCCGTCCTCGAAAATGAATTTCGCCGCCTGCCAGCCTGGCTTGCGGAGCAGGAAGCATGCCCATAATAGAACGGGCGGTCACGCTCTTGCCGCTGCCGCTTTCCCCGACGAGGGCGAGCGTTTCCCGTTCGTCGATGTGGAAGCTCACATCCCGCAGGGCATGAAGCGTCTTCTCGCGGGAATGGAAAGCGACATTCAAATGACGAACCTCAAGTAAATGTGTCAACGGCGCACCTCCTTAGTGCGGCGAACGGGGATCCAGCACATCCTGCAGCCCGTCGCCGAACGCGTTGAACGCGAACATGGTGAGTGAAATCATGAGTCCCGGAAAAAACAGCCGCCACCATTGACCGCTAAGGATAACGCCAAGCGAATCATTAGCCATCGTTCCCCAGCTGGCGTCCGGAGCCTGAACCCCCAAGCCGAGAAAGCTAAGGAACGATTCGGAGAAAATGGCGGCAGGGATCGTAAACGTCAAATTGACAATGATGATGCCGGCCGCGTTAGGCAGTAAATGCTTGAACAAGATGCCGGCATGCGATGTGCCCAGCTTCTGGGCCGCCAGCACATATTCTTGCTGCTTCAATTGCAATATTTGCCCCCGCACCACACGCGCCATGCCAACCCAGCCTGTGATGGAGAGCGCGACCACCATCGTGAAGATCCCTGGCTTCATAATGACAAGCAGCAGGATCACGACAAGCAAATACGGGATGCTGTACAAAATTTCAACGATCCGCATCAATATATTGTCAATCCGGTCCCCGAACCGGCCGCGCCCGGCCATGTAGCCGGATATGCCGCCTACGAGTATGCCGATGATCAGGTCAATGGCTGCTGCGGCGAAGCCGATCGCAAGCGAGATGCGCGCCCCGGCCCAGGTTCGCGCCCATACGTCCCTGCCAAGATCGTCGGTGCCGAACCAATGCTCCGCCGAGGGCGGCAGATTGGTCTTCGTCAAGGACTGAGCGCTCGGCGAATGGGGCACTATGTACGGGCCTGCCGCCGCAAGCAGCAGGATGAGCAGCAGCAGGGCCAGACCGATCATGGCCAACTTGTTCTTCATTAATTTGCGCAATCTGTCTTGCCATAGCGGAGCGCTTGGTTGAGGCGGCACGTGAATCGCCTGCATGCTGCGATCTATGGGGACGAACAGATGCTCCACATCGGCTGATGCTTTCATGCTAATCTCCTTTGCTGGCTAAAGTAATTCGCGGATCGACGATACGGTAGGACAGGTCGATGAGAAATAACGTGACGACTAGGACTAGGCTGTAAAATATCGTCGTACCCATAATGACCGGGTAATCCCGGTTGAAAATGCTGTCTACAAAGTGCTTGCCGATGCCGGGAATGGCAAAAATCTTCTCCACCACGAACGTGCCCGTCACGACGGACGCGAACAACGGTCCCAGAAAGGACAGAACCGGGATGAGCGAGTTCCGCAATCCATGCTTTGCCACGATTTTCCAGGCTGGCAGCCCCTTGGCCTCCGCCGTCTTGATATATTCCTGCTGCAGCACTTCAATCATGCTCGTTCTTACGAAGCGGGCAATGATGGCGAGCGGAGTGACGGCCAGCGCGATCGACGGCAGTATCGTATGCTTCCAGGTTCCCCAGGCAGCAACCGGGAGAAGTCTCCATTCCACGGCCATATACTTGATAAGCAGAGGGGCAAGAATGAAGCTCGGAATCGAGATGCCGAGCATCGCCGCCACCATCGCGATGTAGTCCAGTGCGCGATTGTGATGAAGTGCGGCGATCGTGCCCAAGCCGATTCCGGCGACGATGGCGATCAGCATGGACTGCAGTCCGAGCAGAGCCGACGGGACAAAGCCCCGTGCGATCAACGTATTCACATCGGTGCTCTTGGATTGAATCGATGGCCCCAAGTCAAGGGTCAGCAAGCTTTTCAAGTACAACAGATACTGCACAGGCAAAGGCTTGTCCAAGTTGTACCTGGCTCTCATATTTTCCAGAACCGACTCCGGCATCATCCGGGAATCAGAAGCAAACGGATCACCAGGGATGATGTGCATAATAACAAAGGTCAAAGTGACGATGATCCACAGGGTGACGAGCATTGCAAATAATCGTTTCAGCACAACCATTGTTCTATCTGCTCCTGTTCAAATACGATTATATTTATAAGAATAGTTGGTATTAAGTATAAAAAAATGATCCTATGCAAGAAGTAGAGAGTAATCAACCGGTTGTTTAATTATTAATTCTGATAGGATTAGTATGAATAGTAGGCCAGAAGATCGGAAATGTCAATGAGTTGTTCTGTAATTTTCAGAATGGAACAAAGTCTTTTCATCATGAAATGGAATGAATGCGTGATAGAGCAACAAAATCGATAGAATGAAAAAATCTGTTTGCTGTTGGTGAACTGCATGCAAGCCGCATGAACCTGAACGGGTGCGCAACGGCGTTTGGGCTCTATGAGGCAATATTTCATTTCCAAAAATATGAACGGGAGGTATACTGGAAGGATTAATGGAGAAATGCTCCAGAAGGCGGTTCCCGATTGGAAATAGGGAAGATTGCTTCGTGATGGGAACGAAGGAGGCTTATGAAAATTGGATTAGTTCGGCATTTTAAAGTGGCCTATGAGCCCAATCACCGTTGGATGACATCAGAACAATTCAATCAATGGGTAGAACGCTATGATCTTTCAGATATTTGTGTGAGTGCCTTCCTTGATGGTGACGTGAAATGGGATGTTTGCCTATGCAGCGACTTATATAGAGCGGCGAAGACCGCCGAGATCATTTATAAGGGGCCCGTAATCAAGACTGCGCAGTTAAGAGAGATTGGGATGAGCTGGACTAGCCAATCCAAGCTCAGACTTCATTATTATGTATGGCAAATGATGGCCAGGCTGGCTTGGTACTTCTCCCATCCTTCACAGGAAGAGAGCAGACGAGAAACCGTATTGCGAGCGCGACAGTTTATAGACCGCATCGAAGAGACCTATCATCAATCCAATGTATTAATCGTCAGCCATGGGGCCTTCATGAAATGTCTGACTCAAGAATTGCTTCGTAGAGGGTATAAGGGCAAACGACCATATAAGCCCGAAAATGGAAAACTGTATGCATATGTAAAAACAAATTGAGTTTATTTATAACCGCATTGATTGACAGCTTTACATCAAACACTAAGGAGTTCCATTTCATGTTTGAATTTAATGGATGGGCTGTTCTGAGATATCATACACATGATACTGATTCTATGAAACAAGAAAAACAATTAAATAAATTAATTCACTATATCTCAGAAATTGATACGGAAGAGGTCGTTACTTTTAAAAGCAGAAATGGCCTTGATTCTCTCTTAATGTCAGGATTACATAACCACAGAAAGAATTATGTAGTTGGAATATTTGAAAAAATTGCTGAAATCATGCCTGGATCCTACGGACTTCTTTATATACATGATGATGAAGACCAAAGTAAAAACCACGATAATACAAATCATTTTGTGGTGTGGAAATTAGTTAGAGGAAAATTAACTGGACAACAAGATCATTATCTATCTCCTTATATTCCAACAGTAGAAGATCCGTTTGATGAAACGAGAAACGACTAATACCGGAGGCATATCTCATGAACGAAAAACCTCAGCTGCTCGATAAATTCAGCGAATGGAACCGTTTTGTGCTACAAATTACAGAATTGGAATGGCAAACGCCCATTGATGAAGGCAAATGGACGATCCATGATATTGTCAGCCATATGATGTTGTGGGATAAATACTTCTATGAAGAAGCCATCTATCCTATCGCCAATGGTAAGCAAGTGACGGTGAGTCATCTTGATTTTGATGCGTTTAATAGAGAGGCCATCGAATACGGAAAAACGCTAACCAAGGATGAATTAATCGACTTAACAACGCGTTACCGGAATCTGTTAGTGGATACGATACAGCGTTTGGACGACGATACGTTTTCGAGAAAATATGCGGAAGGAAAATTTACCGTCAAAACTTACCTGCAGGACTTTATTTGGCATGATCAGCATCATATCACCCAAATGGAAGAATACAAAAGAAAATCAGGCATCTACTCACACCACGACACAAAAGGAGAGCGGCATGAAGTATTTTAACGAGGCTAAATATTTTTGGCAGACGTATGTACCGAAGCAGGGCCAAGCCGAGACCGTGCAGGGCGAATTAATTCGGGCAATCGAAAAGCTGAGAGGCGAGGCGCAAAGAAACGGCAACATCAATTGGGATAAGGGATTCGTTATTTAACGAATGGCATCAACATGTCAACACCGCCAAATACAATGGAAGCTCTTGCAGGGTGATGCTGCGGGGGCTTCTTTTTATGTGGTTCCGATAACTGCTCATCCACGCGCATGGGGAGATTCTCGGTTTCCAACAGGACAAGTATTCGCTATAATACAAATGATAATGATAATTATTCTCGACGATAGAAAGGGGAGCGGACGCCAGAGTCGGACGGCCTGTCTGTCTGGCTCATAGAGAGGCGCATAAAGCATGAGACAACATTATTTCATTGACAGTCCTGATACATATGCCGAGACGATGCGCCGGTTATCCGGACAGAGCGCGAATGAGAAGAGCCCGCATGCCCGTTCTGTGCGTTACGATATTCGAGAAGAGTATGGTTCGGGCCGCGTCGAAATGTACCGCGTGATGAACAACTCCGCGATTACGCTCTATGATGTTACGTTTCATGACGATGTCGTATTCGAATATGCGATGACGGGCCGTTATTTTGCGGTGAAATATTGCGTGGATGGGGAACTGGAGCTGCAGGAGCATGACCAGGAACCGTTATTGTTCAGGAAGAACTGCTTGTCTGTATCCAAGTCTTGCGCCATCCGAGGCTGCACCCGTCTGCGCGGAGGCCGGCGCTATCAAAGCGTATCCATCATCTCGGATTCGGACCATATGCCCAAGTTATTCGGCAGCAGCGGGATAGATTTATGGAATCATGCGATGGAGAAGCTGGATGGCTCCGCTCGGCAGCGGTTATTCACCGGTGTGCAGGCGGGGGCGGACGTGTCGAACATCTTCTGCAGCATCTTCCACTGCCCGCTTCCGGAGCAATCGAAAATATTATATTACGAAGGCAAAGTTATGGAGCTGCTGTCCCTGCTCTTGGCGGTGGAGCTGCCCGGACTGGAAGACGAGGAGGAAGCGGTCCTGCTGGATGACTATGAGATCCGGCAAATCCGGCATGCCCATGATCGATTGATGGATACCCCCGGCAATCCGCCCACGTTGGCGCAGTTGTCCAGGGAGCTTGCGATTAGCCGTAATAAATTGACCAAGGGCTACAAGCAGATCTACGGCCATACGATCTACGTTCATTATCGCAAGGCGTGCATGGAGCAGGCGGCTGCGCTTCTGGCCGATCTCAACAAATCTGTTCAAGACATCGCGTTTGATGTCGGTTACTCCAATGCGAGCAATTTCTGCAACGCCTTCAAGCGCGAGTTCGGACTGACTCCGCTGCAATATCGCAAGTCCAAGCTGAGAAGACTGTCCGGGCTAATGAGTACTCAATCAACATAATCGGTGCTGTGCGCACAACAATTCCATGTCATCCTCCCGTATAGTGAGGGGTGTATCCAGATCAGGAGCGCCCGCGTATACAGGGGGATGTTTTGTTTTTTGGGAAAGGGGGCAACAGCGATGTTCGGCAATCGCATCGTTCGCGGCGCGGCGGATATGCTGCTTACACTTCTCGCCGTCAGCATGCTGTCGTTCCTGCTGATGCGCATATCTCCTGTCGATCCGGCTGAAGCGTTCGCCATCCGCAATACGATGAACCCTTCGGATGACATGATCGCGAAGCTGAGACACGAATTGGGATTGGATGGCTCGCTCCTCATGCAATATGTCACTTGGCTGACAGACGCGATCCGCCTCGACTTCGGGAAGTCGCTTATGAACGGCAAGCCGGTGTTCGACGAATTCGCCGCTACGATTCCGTTCACCCTCCGCATCGTGGCGCTGAGCGCCGTGCTGCAAGCGTTGGGGGCGGTTGGGCTGAGCTGCCTTGGCTATTGGCTGCGTGATCGATGGGCTGGCTTCATTCTTCGAGTTCTCATGATCGCAGGGGTGTCGATACCGGCCTTTTATCTGGCCGCCGTATATTTGGATGTCGTAGCGGTGAAGCTGCGCTGGATCGCTGTCGCAGGCGGACAAGGCATGATGAACGTATGGAGTCCCGCTCTCTGTCTGGCTCTTCCGATGGCCGCCTTCTACGGCCGGCTGCTGACGACCGTGCTGGTCAAAGAGATGGGCGAGGATTACGTCATGTACGCCCGCTGCCAAGGGTTGAACGAGAATTATATTTTGTTCCGCCACGGCTTGCCGCATGCCCTCCTTGCGCTGCTCCCGAACTTCATGCAGAGCATCGGACTTACGGTGGCGGGGGCTGCGGTTATCGAGCAAATCTTCTCGGTTCCGGGAATCGGCAATGTTATCATCACGAGCGTGATCAACCGTGACGCGCCGATGATCCACTTTTCAATTCTGCTGCTTGCCGCTGTCTTCATGCTGACGAACCGGATATCCAGCGCGGTGCGGCTGCTGCTGAAGCGCGAGCCCTCGAGGGGGAACTGGTCATGAGGCGGCGTCGAAGGCTGCGAATCGGGGCCGCCGTATTTGTGCTCTTTGCCTGTGCCTTCGCTTATCTGCTGGCGCCGCACGACCCCCATCTGATCAATCTTGGCCAGCGGCTGCTGCCACCGAGCGCGGAGTATCCGTTCGGAACCGACTCGCTGGGGCGCTGCTTGCTGTCCCGGGTTCTCCATGGCGGGAGAACGACGCTGGGCATTGTGCTGTTGACATGGCTGACAACCTTGGCCGCCGGTCTGCCTATCGGCATTCTCGCCGGAATGTGGCGAAGCCGATGGCGCTGGTTGGGCGACAGCTTCCTGAATGTGCTGGCATCGTTCCCGCCGATTGTCTATCTGATTGTCTGGATAGGGGCTTGGGGCAGCGGAGTATATACGGTCGTCGTCGCATTGACGGCAGCATCGCTGGTCAGTCTGATCAAGCTGGTGAAGGCAAAGGCGGAGATTGAGCGGGATAAAGCATACGTCTACTGCGCTGCAGCGTCGGGCGCATCCCGGCTTCGCATCATGTTCTGGCATTTGCCGCCGAACCTGATCCGCGAATCCGTGGTGATGTTAAGTCTCATCAGCTCGGATATCGTGCTGATGATTAGCGGCTTCTCCTTCATCGGGCTGGGCCTCGATCAGAACGGAATCGACTGGGGCGCCATCATGCTGGATGGCCGCTCGGTAGCGATGCTGCGCCCGGATATGATGCTGTACCCGCTGGCGTTTATTTTTTTGTGCGCATTCTCCTTCAATGTGCTGGGAGAAGAGCTTACATAGGAGTGGATGAGCGATCTTCAGTCTGAATCGAATCAGTGTATCTGCGGCCGACGGGAGACGATTGCTCCACGATATCAGCTGCCGCGTGCGGCGGGGGGAAGCCGTTGGCGTAACCGGCGAGAGCGGATCAGGCAAGACGACGCTGCTTAAGGCGGCGATGGGCGTCCTGGGCCCAGGATGCGCGCTCGAGGGCGGAACCATTCAATTGGATGGCCGCGATCTTCATTCGCTCGGTCCCGCAGAGCGTAGAGAAATGGGCGGCAGAGCGATCGGGTTCATCCCGCAGCTCCCGGTGACCGCATTTGACTCGCGGCTCTCCGTGGGAAGCCAAATGCAGGCTATTTTCCGCAAACGGCTGGGATTGAACCGGCTGGATGCGGCTGGGCTTGCGCGAGCCAAGCTGCAGCAGGTTCATCTTCCCGATAGCGAGCGGGTGATGGCAAGCCGGCCCGGGGCATTGTCCGGCGGCATGCTGCAGCGGGTGGCGATCGCGATTCTGCTGGGTCTGAATCCGCCGTATATTTTGGCGGATGAGCCCACTTCCGCGCTCGATGCGGAGAATCGGGAAGCCGTGATTCAGCTGCTGCACGAATGCAAGCTGGCCTCGGGACTGCTGATCGTCTCGCATGATGTAGAGGTGCTGAGGCGAATTTGCGATCAGGTGCTGGTGCTGCATGACGGCGTGCTGGCAGAGCAAGGGAAGATGGAGGACCTGCTTGCGCGGCCTCGGCACATCTGGACTTCCCAATTGGCCCGAAGCGCCGCGCGGCAAGAGGAAGGATATTGGATATGGGAGAGATACGAGTAGCGAATGTGACGAAGTTCTACGGCGGTGAACGGCGCGCCGATGTGAAGGCGCTGGACTGTGTCTCGCTTCGTTGGCAGGAAGGGGAGAGCCTTGCGCTGATGGGCGGCAGCGGGAGCGGCAAAAGCACGCTTGCCCGGCTAATCCTTGGCTTGGAGCGGCCTGACACCGGAGACATCCGGCTGGACGGCATCAGCCTCGCCGGGCTCCGCTTCAGGGCGTGGCGCCCTTACCGGAAGGTGCTGCAGGGCGTATTTCAGGATGCATCCGGCACGCTGAATCCCCGCTTGTCCGCTTACCGCAATATGGAGGAGGCCCTGCTCAACCTGACGCATATGACCCGGCGGGAACGCCGGCGAGAGATTGATGGGCTGATGGAGCGGTTCCATCTGGATCGGGATCTGCTGCGCGTCCCGGTGCGCGAGCTTAGCGGCGGTCAGCAGCGCAGATTGTCGCTGATTAGGGCTTTGTCGGTAAGACCCCGATATTTGGTGCTGGACGAGGTGCTTAGCGGGCTGGATACCGTGTCTGCCGATGCGGTTCTGGCCACCTTGGCCGATTACCGGGACAGCTACGGCTGCTCCTATCTATTGATTACGCATGATGCCTATAACGCTTACCGGCTGGCGGATCGATGTCTGCTGCTGGAGGGAGGACGTCTGGCAGCCGAGGCGACCCGGCTGGAGCGAATGCAGGCAGCTGTGCGCACCTAATGATGATTACCGGAGGAGAACGACGAGATGAGAATCAATCTATTTCGTGTCAAAACAGTGATAGTAATGCTCTGTATTCTATTAACGGCGAGCGCTTGCTCCGCGGGCGGGGCGCAGACCGACAAGGATACGCTCGTCATCGGCTATGCAGGGGAGCTGAGCAACTTCTACCCTACGATGACGGACATGCATAACAAGCCGGTCATTCAGTTGGTGTACGATATGCTCGTCCGCTATGAGGACGGCGAGATTAAGCCGGGGCTCGCCACGGAGTGGACATTCAACGAAGCGGGGACGGAACTGACGCTGAAGATTAGGCAGGGCGTGAAGTTCCATGACGGGGAACCGTTGAATGCAGCGGCCGTCATTGCCAATCTGGAATATTACCGCAATGAAGGCAATGCTTCCTTCCTGAAGGCGGTATCGGCCATCGAGAAGCTGGAAGCGCTGGATGAGTATACGGTCAAATTGACCTATCAAGCGCCTTATTATCCGGTGCTGCACGACTTGTGCACACCATACCTGGCCATCGTGTCGCCGGCATCGATTATTAAGGATAATTACCAAGCGATGAACGGAACGATCGGAACCGGTCCTTATATTCACGAATCATTCGCCAAGGGCGAGCAAACCGTATTTAAGAAGAACAAGGACTACTGGGGAGAAGAGCCTGCGTTCGAGCGGATTATCGTTAAATATGTTCCGGACCCGGCCACGCGGCTGAAGGCGCTGCAGACAGGCGAGATCGACGCCGTCTTCAGCTCCACAATGATTACGAATAATGAGTTCAAGCAGGCAGCTTCCATGTCCGGCGTTCAAGGGAAGACCTCGAAGGGGAGCCGTACGCGAGCGCTGGCGCTCAATGCGTCAGGGGAAAATCTGGGCGATCTGCGGGTTCGCGAGGCGATCGCGCATGTCATCAATAAGCAGGAGATTGCCGAGGGCTTAACGTTCGGCTATGAGACGGCGGCTGACGAGATGTTTGAAGGCATCCCCTATATTCAGAACGGGCTGCGGATGCAGCGGGCCTACGATGTGCAGCAAGCCGCCAAGCTGCTCGATGAAGCGGGCTGGAAGCTGAACGAGAGTACGGGATACCGGGAGTTCAACGGCAAGCCGATGAAGCTGCGCTTCACGTATGAGACGGGAGACGCGTTCAATAAGGAGCTGGCTGCCGCCTTGCAAGGCCAGTTGAAGGAAGTCGGGCTTCAGGTCGAGGTGGAAGGAACCGATGTGATGACATGGTGGACAGAATGCGTGGAAGGGAAGTTCGACATTACGATCTGGGGTTCGAAGGGAGCCCCTGAGGACCCGCATCACTTTATCGGCCCGATGCTGGATCAGACCGCGCATACGGCGGCCATGTCCGCTCTGCCGGAGGCGGCCGACATCAAGGAGCGCATCATGAAGGTGCTGCACACGCGGGACGAGGCGGCGATTGCATCAGGTTATGAGTTCCTGTTGAATTACTTGAACGACCAAGTCATCGTCATTCCGGTTACGCATGCCAAGGAATTGATTCTATACCGCAGCGACAAGGTAGCGGATTATACGTTCGGCGGACTTGAGAACGGCTTCAACCCGGCCGGAGTGCAAAAGGCGGTTACCCGCTGATCGGCTTCCTTCCCGCTTCAGGCAGCGAGGGAGCAGTTAAATGAGCCGCAGGCCGGATTCTGTATTTCACAGGATCCGGCTTGTTCGCTTGTCACAAGCGCGCGAATTTGCACTGTTGCCCGGGAAATTTTTAATAGGAAAGTCCAATAGCTGGAGTTCGAACGAGCCGCCTAAAGAGACCTTTTACCTCATATAGTTAATGCTATTAAACATCTTCCGGACCACGTAAAATCTGGCCTTACAGACGGAATGGGTGTTCGAGTCGATGAATGTAGTTAACCTCACTAAATAAATCAAAAATACGTTACCAGGCTCTCTATTTCCTGCTGCGAAAAGTGTATTTTTTACGGAGAGGGACTGAATTAGCCCTCTATTGAACGGCTGTAAGGCGGCCCGTCTGCTATAAAAGCATATCCCGCATAATTCCAAAAAAATTGAACACCAATAATGGTCATAGATGTGGTACGATAGATATGTTTTTTGTCACAGGCCGACAAATTTCGTTGCTGCCAATGGCGGACAAAATGGGCTT contains the following coding sequences:
- a CDS encoding ABC transporter ATP-binding protein, yielding MTHLLEVRHLNVAFHSREKTLHALRDVSFHIDERETLALVGESGSGKSVTARSIMGMLPAPQARLAGGEIHFRGRNITRLSRPQMRKLRGSEIGMVFQDPMSSLNPTMKIGAQIAEGLRQHQKLSRSEARARTVELLQLAGIPDAASRYHQYPHEFSGGMRQRVSIAIALACNPKLLIADEPTTALDVTIQAQILDTLTALQDKMGSSLLLITHDLGVVAEVAHRVAVMYGGMIVETGNVQDIFERARHPYTWGLLQSAPKLDGPDQERLMPIEGAPPALSEQPQGCPFAPRCPYAMEVCVRHLPETKAFTEHHSASCWLNDPRSPAGHGPDPARRYDYAEAYS
- a CDS encoding ABC transporter permease, with the translated sequence MKASADVEHLFVPIDRSMQAIHVPPQPSAPLWQDRLRKLMKNKLAMIGLALLLLILLLAAAGPYIVPHSPSAQSLTKTNLPPSAEHWFGTDDLGRDVWARTWAGARISLAIGFAAAAIDLIIGILVGGISGYMAGRGRFGDRIDNILMRIVEILYSIPYLLVVILLLVIMKPGIFTMVVALSITGWVGMARVVRGQILQLKQQEYVLAAQKLGTSHAGILFKHLLPNAAGIIIVNLTFTIPAAIFSESFLSFLGLGVQAPDASWGTMANDSLGVILSGQWWRLFFPGLMISLTMFAFNAFGDGLQDVLDPRSPH
- a CDS encoding ABC transporter permease, with amino-acid sequence MVVLKRLFAMLVTLWIIVTLTFVIMHIIPGDPFASDSRMMPESVLENMRARYNLDKPLPVQYLLYLKSLLTLDLGPSIQSKSTDVNTLIARGFVPSALLGLQSMLIAIVAGIGLGTIAALHHNRALDYIAMVAAMLGISIPSFILAPLLIKYMAVEWRLLPVAAWGTWKHTILPSIALAVTPLAIIARFVRTSMIEVLQQEYIKTAEAKGLPAWKIVAKHGLRNSLIPVLSFLGPLFASVVTGTFVVEKIFAIPGIGKHFVDSIFNRDYPVIMGTTIFYSLVLVVTLFLIDLSYRIVDPRITLASKGD
- a CDS encoding histidine phosphatase family protein, which codes for MKIGLVRHFKVAYEPNHRWMTSEQFNQWVERYDLSDICVSAFLDGDVKWDVCLCSDLYRAAKTAEIIYKGPVIKTAQLREIGMSWTSQSKLRLHYYVWQMMARLAWYFSHPSQEESRRETVLRARQFIDRIEETYHQSNVLIVSHGAFMKCLTQELLRRGYKGKRPYKPENGKLYAYVKTN
- a CDS encoding Imm7 family immunity protein — encoded protein: MFEFNGWAVLRYHTHDTDSMKQEKQLNKLIHYISEIDTEEVVTFKSRNGLDSLLMSGLHNHRKNYVVGIFEKIAEIMPGSYGLLYIHDDEDQSKNHDNTNHFVVWKLVRGKLTGQQDHYLSPYIPTVEDPFDETRND
- a CDS encoding DinB family protein, whose amino-acid sequence is MNEKPQLLDKFSEWNRFVLQITELEWQTPIDEGKWTIHDIVSHMMLWDKYFYEEAIYPIANGKQVTVSHLDFDAFNREAIEYGKTLTKDELIDLTTRYRNLLVDTIQRLDDDTFSRKYAEGKFTVKTYLQDFIWHDQHHITQMEEYKRKSGIYSHHDTKGERHEVF
- a CDS encoding helix-turn-helix transcriptional regulator is translated as MRQHYFIDSPDTYAETMRRLSGQSANEKSPHARSVRYDIREEYGSGRVEMYRVMNNSAITLYDVTFHDDVVFEYAMTGRYFAVKYCVDGELELQEHDQEPLLFRKNCLSVSKSCAIRGCTRLRGGRRYQSVSIISDSDHMPKLFGSSGIDLWNHAMEKLDGSARQRLFTGVQAGADVSNIFCSIFHCPLPEQSKILYYEGKVMELLSLLLAVELPGLEDEEEAVLLDDYEIRQIRHAHDRLMDTPGNPPTLAQLSRELAISRNKLTKGYKQIYGHTIYVHYRKACMEQAAALLADLNKSVQDIAFDVGYSNASNFCNAFKREFGLTPLQYRKSKLRRLSGLMSTQST
- a CDS encoding ABC transporter permease, translating into MFGNRIVRGAADMLLTLLAVSMLSFLLMRISPVDPAEAFAIRNTMNPSDDMIAKLRHELGLDGSLLMQYVTWLTDAIRLDFGKSLMNGKPVFDEFAATIPFTLRIVALSAVLQALGAVGLSCLGYWLRDRWAGFILRVLMIAGVSIPAFYLAAVYLDVVAVKLRWIAVAGGQGMMNVWSPALCLALPMAAFYGRLLTTVLVKEMGEDYVMYARCQGLNENYILFRHGLPHALLALLPNFMQSIGLTVAGAAVIEQIFSVPGIGNVIITSVINRDAPMIHFSILLLAAVFMLTNRISSAVRLLLKREPSRGNWS
- a CDS encoding ABC transporter permease; translated protein: MRRRRRLRIGAAVFVLFACAFAYLLAPHDPHLINLGQRLLPPSAEYPFGTDSLGRCLLSRVLHGGRTTLGIVLLTWLTTLAAGLPIGILAGMWRSRWRWLGDSFLNVLASFPPIVYLIVWIGAWGSGVYTVVVALTAASLVSLIKLVKAKAEIERDKAYVYCAAASGASRLRIMFWHLPPNLIRESVVMLSLISSDIVLMISGFSFIGLGLDQNGIDWGAIMLDGRSVAMLRPDMMLYPLAFIFLCAFSFNVLGEELT
- a CDS encoding ATP-binding cassette domain-containing protein — protein: MLHDISCRVRRGEAVGVTGESGSGKTTLLKAAMGVLGPGCALEGGTIQLDGRDLHSLGPAERREMGGRAIGFIPQLPVTAFDSRLSVGSQMQAIFRKRLGLNRLDAAGLARAKLQQVHLPDSERVMASRPGALSGGMLQRVAIAILLGLNPPYILADEPTSALDAENREAVIQLLHECKLASGLLIVSHDVEVLRRICDQVLVLHDGVLAEQGKMEDLLARPRHIWTSQLARSAARQEEGYWIWERYE
- a CDS encoding ATP-binding cassette domain-containing protein, producing the protein MGEIRVANVTKFYGGERRADVKALDCVSLRWQEGESLALMGGSGSGKSTLARLILGLERPDTGDIRLDGISLAGLRFRAWRPYRKVLQGVFQDASGTLNPRLSAYRNMEEALLNLTHMTRRERRREIDGLMERFHLDRDLLRVPVRELSGGQQRRLSLIRALSVRPRYLVLDEVLSGLDTVSADAVLATLADYRDSYGCSYLLITHDAYNAYRLADRCLLLEGGRLAAEATRLERMQAAVRT